The stretch of DNA TGGAGTTTGTCCTCACCACTAACACTGAACGCACAATGTGAAGGGATCTCATaatgattacagtgagaaaaacatgtttcagtgttcatttgatTCCTCTGACCGTTGTTTTAAGACCAATTTGTTTTAGCAGGGTGGTGACCTGCTTCACCTTTTTTGgccactttttttgttgttgtaattgGGTTAGTTTCTAAATTATTAcaaaactgcagtataatgacaTGCTCTATTCTCAGTCCAGCTGAAAATCTGAATGTTTGTGTGATGTAAAGCACCAGCAGTAAATGAGGTTATTATTTATAGTGGGCAGGTACGCTGTTAGTGAGCTGTTGATGAGACGGACAGGTTTTCTCTGAAGTGCTGCAACCTTGGACTTTTGTACTGAACCTGGACTCATTAGAACGAGTGCTGGAGGACTTTGAACACTCCTTGGTTGTATGTAAAGCTACAACAGTTAATCAATAAACAGGAGATTAATCTGACATTATTTCCATAATCGAATAATAAACAAATTATAGCTTGTTTTAGCTCCTcagatgtgatgatttaattCAAGATAATTGGCAGATGAATCGACAATGTAAATGATCATTGTACAGCTGCAACGATTAGATGATTAGTAAACAGCAAATTAATTGtcaactgttttgataatcgATAATCATTTAAACTTAAAGAAAATGATCCatattctctgattccagcctctgagatgtgaatattttctggtttcttttgtcctctgtgatactaaactgaatatctttgggttgtggactgttggtcgggaCAAAAATAATCAAGAGGTTAATTGATGATGGATATTATTGTTAGTTGCAGACCTGCATGCTTGAGAAGAgcacacagcattaaaaaaggATAACACCCCTGAAATCAATCAACCTGTATACTGAATAAAAGCTCTTTGTAATCTGTGTGTCCTCTTACATTAGACacagattattttatttcctgagcatcattggaaataaaaaaataatcactgACTGAAGTAGAAGTATATAAATCAGATCAATAAGAGTTGGGTTACCAAAAAGTTACAACACAAAGCAAATTTCAATCCAGTGTCATGAAGGCACTACGGATTAAAATGAcatcttgtgtgtttttgcagccTGATAGAGGAGCGTAAATGCAGCTCCCTGCCCAGCTCTCCCGCCAAGCGAGTGTCTCCCACCAAAAAGAAGCAGTTCTTTATCAACCAAGCCATCCGCAACTCTGACCTCACTCCCCGGGCCAAAGGCAAGAAGAGCCTCCGCCGACAGGAGAACAGTAAGATCTTGTTTCACATCATCTGATTAGACGATACTGGCGTCCGCTGCAGGCTGAATGATGCAGGAAAAGCTGTTAAGTGTGCAGTTAGCTGACgtttaaaggaaaaaatatttacattgaaTCACTACATTACAATAAATGTCAGTGCTTCAAAATTTTAGTATTTCATGTTGATCTCAagaataaaaacttaaaatttaTGAATCTGTTGTTGCAGTTTTGTGtgtcatatatacatatatcaccACTTTCCTTCTGACTCTTCTCTGCTTTTCTGAAAATCAGCGCGCTATCTTGCTAATCTTCTTGAGAAGGATGAGTGCTCCAAAGATGATCTGGAGGTCTGTAGTAATCCGGCCATCCCGTCCATCTTCACTGAAGCCTGCACCAACGGAAACTATGTTGAGGTGAGTCAGCTGCGGTCACATCGTGGTCAGCTTTGCCTTTTTCCTTTTAAGCACTATTGACCGTCTTAAGTTTAAAGAGTCTCTGTCATTACTCATCTAGACATGATGTCCAGTTTTTAATGAATCCTCCTCTTGTTTTTGTAGCCTTGGAACGACTTCATGAATTGCTCTGGTGAGGAGCAGGAGAGGCTGTTGTCTCTTCTCGAGCAAGAGGAAGccaagaagaaaaacaccaacCGGCTCCTTAAAGACCAGAGGAATGGTGAGTgtccagatttttaaaaatgtcatcatttgtctttgttttttaacgACGATGCTTAAAAGCCGTTCTGCTCTCCACAGTAAATCCTGCCTTCACTGCTCAGGACTGCTTCCACAGGATCGATCGAAGACTGCGAGCAACTCTGAAACGGAAACAAATCCCCATAGTGAGTGTCACCTCTCATATTTCATTGATACTGATTTTTTGGTGCCaaaatctctctttttgtttcagtcATGCCTCTGCAGCCAAACAGGAAAACAATATCCgtcaaaacacaaagaggggtTTTTTTACTTGAGATATCTACTTTATTTGACATACTCAGAATGCCTGAAGTCATATATTAGctgcagataaacttttaaatatattgctctataaaaacaataataataatgatataaattTGTTGCTCtaaatgaggactgtggatttggGCCCAGATCACTTACATCATAGGcgcattatgaagagatcttctattGGCCAGTATtaacaaaacaagcaaaacctgtttcagtgttcatatgagcatgtgactgttgttttaagacctAAAAAAGTGTATTCTGTCcattttaatgcagttttacaaatgacaaatacatttaaaacagttcAGGAGGATTCAGATTATTTCTACAAACTACCCACATTATACaagttgtaaataaatcatctcCTAATATAAGTTTGGTGTATGAccggaaagaagaagaaaatctaCTAATGCACTTTATCTAAACAGCACATGGGCGATGTGCTGCAGCACTAATCATGCATTAGGAGACTTTGTGGTTACAGGATAGTGTTTCTCTTCCTTCGACCCACTGATGTGTTTGATTCTCCTCACAGGGAACTCTGGAAGTGCTTGAGGAGCACCTTGTGAGCTTCTTCAATGCTCAACCTCACTCAGTTTACACAACCAACCTCGCCAGCAGGTAAAAATCCTCAGGTTTCCAGTGCATAGAAACCATTAATTacacatctgtttttttaatgttaacttcTAGCTTACATCCAACCTctaaggctacgttcacactgcaggccttaatgctcaattccaatgtattgctcaaatccgattttttgtttggctgttcatattacacttttaaatgtggcctcctgaagtgacccgcatgcttatttgatcattaatgacgtcacgcacagAACAGTGTTTACGGAAGagaacatggcaacagcaatagctggtgaagttactggtagtctcatttatggtctaatgtcAAAAACAATGTGTGGCGGCAGCCGGCAAATTTGTGAgcaggtgatgttaaaaaggaggaagaggagaaagaaaatgaatactttaatgatgtctttatgcagagcattagctgtgtgttgctccagaataacgtcaaagTCACATTAAACTGTTCAGATCGTGGTCGCATTCAAAAGAATCCGATATGGAtccgattcagtaccacatttgaaagtggcctgaatcggatttggaaatgtcagattttatGCGACTTgcgctgttcacattgtcagaaacaaatcagatatgggtcacatttgagcaaacaaatcggattcaggtcacttttaactgcggtgTGAATGTAGCCTTATTCTCATAAATTGTTACAAAACTAAACCCCCCACTGTTTCCCAGATTAACTGTATTTGACATAATTTGGTACAAAGCTGTGGGAGGTGGTTGGTTAAAACCTCTGCACGCACACAGTCATACTTCTcaacacattataaatatacaGGTTGAATACCCAAGCTCAGGCTGATGGAAACTAGTCGTGTTTCCCCACCTGGAAAATccattttatattacattacatgtgAGGAAATGGCATCATCGCAGCAGCTGGAACTACAAGACAGCAAACAAAAACCAAGATGTGAGAAAATGGCAAACTAGTGCCACTTTGGGGAAACTGGGTCACTCCAGCAGGAACACAGTATTCAGTTTGAATCAAGTTGATTGTTTCTGTAAATAGACGCTGTGTGTGGAATCAtgactttgttgtttgttgtttgtgaatCAGCTTTGAGAGACTGCTGCTTCACGCCGTCTGCCAGTATATGGATCTCATCTCTGCAAGTGAGTGGAAACACATGCTGGACACTTTGGGCCATTGTATCAAACTAATGGAAGTATTTTGTCctttaatatgattttaaaaaaccaGAACATTTCATTTACTATCTGTGTAAAGAAAGTTCTGCTCTGTGCTTGTTTAGTGACATTTTTGTAAATGAATTCTCCATTTACAGATATTAATGTCTCCCTGCTGGTCTTGGAGGATTATTCTGAACCATTTCACAGCTTTTCTACACTGACAATTCATACATTTTGGTAGAGGAGAAAAAGTAAAGACAGAAACCATCAGTTAATCTGTATTATCCATCAAAACCCTACAGACATGCCAATAGCAAATAAACAACTTTTAATAAGGCTTTTAATAAAGATGCTTTTTTATAAATTATGAATACTTTCCTGTTTACATAATCATGCTTACACAGGTGAGCAGCACTTACAAAACTGGTTTAATGTGTCGCTGTCACACGAGCGTGATCAAAGTCTGCTTGCTGTTTGTTTGAACACTCAGGCACCGACTACCAGGGGTCACGCCAGACTGAAGTGGTGAACAAACAAGAGGTGTTCCTGCCTCCAGGCCTCCTGCTGTCTGCCTACCTGGAGCAGATGAGCTGAGACAAGGACCGTACTCTGTTACCCCTCTCCCGCCATGAGGATCTTTTGCAGGCAGGAGCTCCACGAGATGTAGTTAAAGTACGCAGTCTTTGCGTAATGTCTGTGTAATGTCTGCCAAGCTCGATGTCTCACACACTTAAAAATACCTGCTTAGTTTTGATCTGGTTTCTCTGgttggtttctggtttctgtagctaattttccattcattttatCTATGAACTAAATCAGTTAGTCCACCTTCTTGAGGACATACATATTAAATTCTACACAAACACTAGTATGCTTGCATGCATTAGCATTCAGCTCAAAGCACAAGTTAACATGTAAATCTTAATCTGATTAAATTTCAGCCACGTCTAACAGAGCTGAGTTGGCCAGCTTCAGTCTGAGATGACCTGATACGGCCGCTATACACGACATGTTCCCTTTTGATTTAGGTAACATCTCTCAAGCCAATTATTATTGCCCcatattaaatcatattattAGACTTATCAAGTATGTTTTATAATATGGTGCATAATAGGCATTACAGGGTCATGAGACCGCTATAAACTTTTactcttgattttttttttaaattaacagcTGTTCACATACAGCATTGACATTTACATGAATTCCATTTTCTTAAATTACTCATGGATatagtaatatatataattgtgAGGAATGATTCTTTACATTGTGAAAATGTGGTAAATTCATGATCTGATCACTTAAGTTGGTGTTCATGATACAATTCAGGCAAATATCAAATAGATGGGAGTAGTTGTCATTACCAGGATGATAGCATTAGGTCAAAATGGATTTATAAGCCAGAAATCCTTTTAAgcaatgctttttttcttgcagtCTTTTACAGTGCAAATAGTAGAATTCAACAACATAAGTTTAGACAACATCAAATCTCACAGTAACAGTCAGTAAATCTCACATTATTGCCATACTGTTGTCTTTAATGTCAATGGAAGTTTTCTTACAAACTGATGTCATCATATCCATAATATGTTTCTTATGAGTTTCGATAACATCTTCCAGCGCTGGTTGGTGGGAAGTCGTAGTTATGGGTAGGGAGCTCATATTAAACGtcagtaataatatattttttaaaatgtcaaaacattaACGATTGACAGTACTGATGTAAAATGAATGGAAGATTTACTTGGAACCTGTTTTCGCTGTGTAAAGACATGTGAGTCTTTAGTGCTAATTTATGATTGACAGTGTGTACAGGTGCTAAGACAGAGGAACTGCAACACTGCCTAAACAATTAGCCAGTAGGATTTGTGTCAATAGTGAGATAAGATGCATGAATATTAGTAATCTCACTATATGTGCAGACACATTACTCTTCATAGGTACAGaagtaaatgtctttttttgtcggTGGTGTGAAAGAACAGCTTCTAATATGCTtggtaagttaaaaaaaaacaaaaaaaaaaccatcttGGATAATTATCTGTAATATGTATGAGAAGAAATCTAGCCTTTTAGGTACAATTTCTTCAGGATCTACTTTTGGgggaaaacatattttctttgtatttatctCTGCTAGTTTGGTCTCTGATGCATTAACGCCTTGTCTACACCAGATGTGTCTCAGCTGCGTTTTTTAAGTCATCTGACAGAACATGACTGAGAAATAAGAGAGTAACAACTGTATAACATTTCCACCTGAAATGTTGTTTTAGGCTTCAGTTGCAAGTCTGTTTATTTCCATTTACACGGTCCACTAACATACTTGTGGGTACTTGTTTCTGGGCTTTGTCAAAACGCTTCTGAGTGTGCAGTATTGTGGCTGAACATATCCCACATAGACGCAGCTGGTGCTTTGCTAAAGCTTTTAACAATTTTATACTTATTTCCTTGCAGGTTTTTGAGTAATTTGCACTAAATTTGACAGAATGGTGCAATATGGTACAAGACAACAAGGGAAAGAAGTGTTGAATTGGTTTAATGGGTTAATGACTCTCATTATACTTGGATTCAtgcaaaaatgttaatttataaGAATTCATGTCAAACAATATGTCAGTGTATTAGGCTTTTCAATAATTTCCTAAAAGTATCTGCTGGTTATGTAGTCTTGTCACACAAAACTACTCACTGAAAACTAAATATGTCGTCAGTTAAAGAATTGTAAATAATCTGATTTTATAAGAATTTCTGTAAATTTATCAACTATGTATAAATCCAAATATAATGAGGGACAATCACCAACTTCACCCTTTTTGGTTTTTACTTAGAATTTGTATCAAATTGCACCATGCTCTCTGTCAAATGTAATGAAAGTGAACCCTAAAATACTTCTAAATTACAAAAATTTCTAGGAAGTTAGTATAAAATTAACAGGcctgtaaaataaatcattacttCTGCTTTCACTGCACACTGATGTACACAAGGTGCAAACATTACTCCAGTCAtgtcaatatttaaaaaaaaaagataaggaaCTATTGTTAAAGTTGCCATTCACTTGAAGATTTAATGTACGGTGCTCGTTTTACACTCTCTCTACGTAGACAGGTGATACAGTTTTgaatgtatactgtatgtacagtagaTGTTACATTGATGGAAAAATAACCAGATGTAAGGTGTTTTGATGGTGAAAACTGCAGAGCTTCAACTCTGTGTTTCATCTCAATATTATTTACTACCCCAGAGAAGCACTTCTGCCTTATAAATACAagtttctatgttttttttctgtacatatatttctacatttctacTTACTGGATTTTGGAAACATATATCCAggttatttaaaaacaaagataTATCCCTGATTCTTTTATACTGTTTGCAGTGTATCAAAACTTGAGCTGTCGGTGCATTTTGTCAACAACcaaagtttgtgtgtttgttacgtGGAAATCCACTTCTCAGGCTGTCAACTTTCTCACTCTGAATGTCATGTTGTGATTTCACATGGTGTCAGTTTTATGTGTACTGTGTACTCTCTTCAAGATGAAATTGTTTTGAGCATGTTCACCCCAGCACCTTGGGGCTCTgccaacttaaaaaaaacatgaagtagTAGTTGTGCTGTAAATAGTAAAATCAAGTATCTGACTTGTGCCAACGTTTGCATTGAAAAATCCTGTAATAGTCTGAAAGCTTTATAGACTCGACTcaaacatccatccatccatccatccatccatccatcacctATCTGCAATGGGGTCACATTGGCATTAGGCTAATTAAGGAAACCCAGCTTTCATCCTGGCAACACCCTTTAGTTCCTCTTGGGGGAATCCCTAGCGTTTTCTGGCTCTACCCGCGGGTCTCCTACCAGTTGGATGTGCCTGGTACATCTCCAGAGGGAGGTGTCCAGGAGGCCAGCTAACCAggtgcccaaaccacctcagctggctcctttcaaGGAGCAGGAGCTCTACTTTGAGGTCCCCCTAGATCTCCAAGCTCTTAGCCCCATCTCTGAATGCAAACACACCTCTCACTGCAGTTGTATAAGGATCGAATGGCTCTGAGCAACAGCCCCAGGACCCCATACTCCCACAACATCCCCTACAAGGTGCCCTGAGAGACATGATTGTAAGCCTTCTCCAAGTCTACATAACAAATGTAGACTAGATGTACAAACTTCCATGACCCCTCAAGTATCCTTGCAAGGGTGAAGAAATGGTCCACTGTCCCACAGCCAGGACAGAATCCAAATGGTTCCTCCTGAATTTGAGATTCGACAATTGACCAGAGCCGCCTCTTCAGGACTCTGGCATAAGCTTTCTCTGGGACGCTGAGTGGTGTGATCCCTTGATAGTTTGAGCAAACCCTCCAGGCCCGTTTTTAAGAAATGGGAACCACCACAGTCTGTCAGTCCTTAGGCTCTGTCCCTCACCTCCATGCGACACTTAAGAGGCCTGCAGTGTCCAGAGTCTTCAGCATTTTAGGAAGAATATCATCCACACCTGGCACCTTGCCTCTGAGGAGCTATTTGAATACTTAGAGATCTCTGTCGGGGACATGAGTGAGGTTTCCCCTGAGTCGTCAAACTCTGCCTCCTTCATGGAGGGCATGTAGGTCGGGTTTAGCAGACCATCAAAGTGTTCCTTCCACCGCCCAACGATGTCCTCAGTCAAGGCTAACCAAAAGTTCTTTTCCATAGTCTCCCCAAATTTCTCTCACACCCATTTTTTGCTTCAGTTAACACCAAAGCTGCTGCCCTTATGGCCCTTCAGTGCTCATCTTCTGCTTCAGGAGACCCCTCGGTCAGCCAAACCCTAAGACATGTTTGTGTAT from Scomber japonicus isolate fScoJap1 chromosome 7, fScoJap1.pri, whole genome shotgun sequence encodes:
- the r3hdm4 gene encoding R3H domain-containing protein 4, with product MVVLTNNNEDQDYILIEERKCSSLPSSPAKRVSPTKKKQFFINQAIRNSDLTPRAKGKKSLRRQENTRYLANLLEKDECSKDDLEVCSNPAIPSIFTEACTNGNYVEPWNDFMNCSGEEQERLLSLLEQEEAKKKNTNRLLKDQRNVNPAFTAQDCFHRIDRRLRATLKRKQIPIGTLEVLEEHLVSFFNAQPHSVYTTNLASSFERLLLHAVCQYMDLISASTDYQGSRQTEVVNKQEVFLPPGLLLSAYLEQMS